Within Sphingobium sp. SCG-1, the genomic segment TAGAAGCGTTGATCACCCGCTACATGGGGGAGACGGCGGCGAAATTACGGTTGGTATTTGATGAAACTGCCAGACATCGCGGCGTTTATCTGTTCGACGAGTTTGATGCAGTAGGAGCCCAACGAACGGCGACAAACGATGTCGCTGAAATGAGACGTGTCTTGAACTCCTTCTTACAATTTATGGAGGAAGGAAATTCAACTGATAGCGTAATAGTTTGCTCTACGAACCATCCCTCCCTTTTAGATCGGGCCTTGTTGAGAAGGTACGATCAGGTTCTAGAGTTCGATGCTCCATCGGCAGAACAAATACAAAAGCTGATAATCACGAACGCTCAACCTGCCAAACTCGCTAGGATTTCTTGGAAGAAAGTTCTTGTTGCCTCCGAGGGGCTCAGCCAAGCAGAAATTGTTCGTGCGGTTGATGATTCTGTGAAAACCGCAATTCTTGATGAAAATTTAAGTATTTCGACTGAGGATCTTTTAAATCGGCTGCATGACAGGCATGTAATGAGGACTGCCTTTTTAGACAAAGACACCTGATAAACTATGCCACCTCGCTTTACGCTTCCACATATCGACATTGCACGCCTCGTAAGTTCGCAGGAGTATACCGGAACAGGCGGGGGCGGCGGCGGTAGTGGAGCTCGCGACCGCATTGCACATGGCACTCGCGTAAAAACAGAACTTGCTGCGGCTCTCAGTTTGTCAGATGCGCTTCGGCCGCAAGATGACCGACTAGATGCCGCCGAAGGATCTTACATCGAAGTGGATCTCAGGTCAGGCACGAACGCTGATGCGCTCGATCTAAAAGGGGCGGGCATTCGGTCAGGTTCTGCAAAGGTTGATAATGAAAATGATCGGACCATCACTCTTTTTGTGCCAGACAGCGCGCGCTTGGTCCTCGAGCAAATAATTGAAGACTACCTTACCGGACCTCTGACTGAGCGGGCTCAAAATCCCCCTAATCAAGCCAAAGTTGAAGCGATTGAAGCCTTCAGGACGGTGACACTAGCATCGTTTTGGACCGATGATCGTTCAGCGATGCCGGAAACTCCGCAGGAAAAAATCTGGTGGGCTTTGTGGTGCCATCCCGATGGCGAGGATAAAATAGAAGAGGTTTGCGAGAGGATGGGGCTTCGCGTAGCTGATCGCGAACGGCGCCAGTATTTTCCGGAGATCGTAGTCATTCCGGTATGGTCAACGCGAGCGGCCATAGAGCTACTTTTATATTCGACAGGAGCAGTCTCTGAGCTAAGACGAGCAAACGATTCTCCGAAATTTTTTCTTGATGACATCCATGGCGAGCAGGCACCATGGGTTGAGGATTTTGCTGAGAGGATTACTTGGCCAGCCTCGGATGCTCCGGCAGTCTGCATATTCGACACTGGAGTGAACCGGGCTCATTCCCTCATTGAGCCTGCATTATCTAGCGATGATATGCACGCGATCGATAGAGCTTGGGGTACTGCCGACCAACCTGAGGGCCATGGAACCGCCATGGCAGGATTGGCACTTCATGGCGATTTAACTGCATCTCTCGGCGACAGATCGACACCACGGCTCAAACATCGGCTGGAATCTGTGAAGATCATGCCACCTCGCGGATTCGATCCCCATGAGCCACATAACTATGGTCCGGTGACTCAAAGCGCCATTTCCCTGCCAGAAATAAGCGCTCCAGACAGAGGCCGGATTTTTTGTATGGCAGTAACTAATGATAAAGTGTCGGGAGCAAGACCCTCGGCGTGGAGCGCAGCAATAGATCAAGCGGCTATCGGGGCCATGCCCGGAGATGACGATCACGCGCCGAAAAGGCTTATCGTTTTATCCGGCGGAAACACGCCTTCACCGATAGAGTTTGCTCGTCTTCGACCGCAGGATGAACATCCAATCGAAGATCCTGCGCAAGCTTGGAATGCGTTGAGCGTTGGGGGCTACACGGATTTCAGCATCGTAGGGGAAGACGGATACGAGGATTGGACACCACTAGCAGATACTGGGGCATTGAGCCCTCATAGTTGCACGAGCGCAAGTTGGCCAAGGAATGCTCCTATTAAGCCTGAAATAGTTATGGAGGCAGGAAATCGTGGGGTTAGCCCAGCGAGGCGTGATGTGATGACGTTTGGATCGATGTCCCTATGCTCTACCGGGGCGGATGTAGCCACCGATCCCTTAGTTGCCTTTCAGGGGACAAGTGCCGCAGCAGCACAAGCTGCGCGATTGGCAGCACGCCTGTTAGCGGATCATCCAGAGTTTTGGCCGGAAACCGTACGTGGCCTAATGGTTCATAGCGCCGAATGGACCGAGCACATGATAGCTGCTCTAGCCCGGCTTCCAGGCAAAAAGGAAAGGTGCGAGTTAATCCGCCACTTTGGATACGGCGTTCCAGACTATGAAAGGGCTACTGCATCTGCGCAGAACCATCTTGCGCTATTTTCTCAAGCTGAAATTCAGCCCTTTAGACTACAGGGTGGTCGCAAGTTCAACGAATGCCATTACTACGATCTGCCTATACCCCGGGACATCTTGGAAGAGATGGAAAATAAGACAATAGAACTGAAAGTGACGTTGTCTTATTTTATCGATCCAAATCCGGGTCGATCCGCAAATATAAACCCCTTCCGATATCAGTCCCACGGTTTGAGGTTTGACCTCAGGCGCAAGGCGGAAACGTTAGCTAAGTTCAAAGAGCGCGTAAACGCATCAGAGCGAGATGACCCTCTCATCGCTCCTCCGACGGTGGCTGATGATAATCGATGGACCCTTGGCCCCCAAAATATAAATTCAGGGTCACTCCATTCGGACATATGGATTGGCCCCGCCATCGAACTACTAGGTCGAGACACGCTTTGCATTAAACCCGTAGGCGGATGGTGCCGTGATCGATCTACGCGGGAACATTGTAACGCGAAACGACGCTATTCTCTGATTGTAACGGTGAAGGCGCATGACGCCACTGTCGATCTGTACACGCCCATCAAAAATATGGTCGATGTTACGGTGGATATCGCAAACTAAACTTAACCTATGAAACGCTAAAACTATCAGTGCAATTCAGCAAGCCAATTGATCATCAATTAGCTGTAACTGTTCAGTGTACTTAAAGTCGTTCAGCCAGTTTTATGGCTTCCACAAGTGACATGGCTGGATGCTTGTTCTGCTTCCGCCAAGAAGTGTGCTCGCCAGTCTTTTTCTCGATTAAATATTTGCCGCTACGTTCAGTGAGCCTAAATCTGCCGCGATGCTTATGAAGGATGGGCTCGGGTTCCAAGCGCCAGTCTGGAAGCGCAGACCGCATGTTGCTAAGCTTGACGATAAAATCCGACATGCTTGCATACCTGTCAGTATAGTCCAGTTTGCAACATTTTCGGACAACTTTGACAAGTTCGTCCGGAATCCACGCTGGCAAGGTCCCGTAATTTAAAACCTTTCCGCTTGTTATTTTCTTTTCGATTATCGCGGTTGCATAGAACTGGTTTTCTGGCTCGGGCTTTGCGCAGTAAATCGCCAACTCCTTTTCAGAGAGCCATTCCGCTTCATTATATTTTAGAACTCCACCGAGTAGTTGATAAAGAATAATTCCTATCTGATAAATGTCGCCCTGTGGATATGCGCGACCTGTCGCCACTTCTTCCGGCGTCCTGTAGATTAGAGAATGCTTCGATCCAGTTTTCGCGTAGCCATGTTCGTTCTTTTCAACGATCGAACCGAAGTCGCCAATAACAAATTTTTTGTCAGAGTTGCAGAATATATTCGAAGGTTTCAGATCGCGGTGAATGAATCCGGATGCGTGAATTGTATTTGCTCCAGTGGCCACTTCTAAGATTATCTCGACTGCCTGCCGTACGCCAATCCCACCTTTTTCCAAATGCTCATCAAGATCACCGTGCTCACAATATGCGGTGATAAAATAGGCGTCATCTTTGTCAATGGCAGCCGCGTCTAATACATGAAGGGTGTGTGGGGAGGCGAGGTCACACAGATGCTTTGGCTCCAAATGTGCGCCGTCACCCCAATAGTAGAATTTTACAACGACTTTTTGATCCGTGATGCGGTTTTTTCCGACAAGGACATAGCCGTTATTTCCCTTCTGGATATCGTTCTCGAAGTCAATTTTCTTTGCCAGTTCTTGGGCCGTGGGAAGGAGTTGAATAGGCAATGCTGTTAGATCGACTGGCATTACGGCACCTTTACAACTTAGCCAGTTCCGAGACAGCCGCTAGATAAGCATCGCTCTGATATTGGTTGATCGTCGCGGGGATTGCTCCAGTGTTTTTGCTAGACAGCTTCGACAAGGCCTGCGGACTTACAAATTCGACCGGAATACCGGACAATTGGAATAGCCCTTCAATTTTAAAAGTGACGCCGCCAGCAGCCATCTGGCCTTTTGTCTGGCGAGTTTTGATTACAAAGCACTTTAGATTATGGTCCTTCGCAAGCGCCTTAATAGCTTCAAAAAGTACTTGCACGGACTTACAATCGCGGTCGTCATTCAAGGACAGTTTCTTGGACGCGGATTTGATGTGGAGTAAGCCCCCCTCATCATCGATTTCAACAATCGCTAGAATCGCTTCTTTTGCTTTAATCTCTACGCCGCAGACTTTCATGAATCCTCCAGATTGGAGAGTGATAGTACGCGCTCGAGATGGATTTCGAAAGAGTTCAGTGTCAATTGCTGGAACAACGATCTTTTGCTGATGCCCAGCGCTGTTTTGGCCCGTGTGAAGGCGTCAATTGCAACGGATGTGGGTAGCAGGTTGACCCTTCCATAGAAGCAGGGTCACAAGGGGCAGGCACGCCCCTTGGTCGTCTCAATGGGCGAAACCCTTGTGCAGGGTCCATGGGCGGCAAACGCTTTGGTCTTCGATGAAATCGGCATGGGGTCAGGGGGAGCAGGCACGCTCCGATTGTTGATGGGGTTTGGGGAGAGCAAAAGTCTCCCCGATGGTGCTGATCCGGCTCAAGGCCGGTGAAGTGCCAATGGCTAGAGGGATGCAACGGGAGAGCGCAGTGTCTCCCTTGCCAAGTGCTGCCGTGACACGGCAGACACCTTGCGGATGCTATAAGCCCGTTCTTCCTACTGCTGCACTCTCAATATATTTACATGCCGCCTCGCTCGCGAAGCCTTTCGAGCATTTGTTGATGTTCTCTGGCCAGACGCATCGCAGGGCTGTTTTGGATTTCACGAGCCATACGCACAACAGGGCTATTTTCGATTTCACGGGCCATACGCACAACGGGGCTGTTCTCGATGTCGCGCACCATCTTCATTGTTGGACTGTTCTGAAAATCCAAAATAGCTTTCATTGCTGGAGACAAGTCCATGCCCATCGCCGCCCTCATTACCGCGGAGTTGGGGATGGTCCCCATCGCGGCCTTCATTATAGCGGAATTAGGAATGGCCCCCATCGCAGCAGCCCTGATAGCACTTAGATCGCTCCTCGGATTTGCTGACATCTTCGCTACCTTTCTGCGCTCGCGCTCTTCGGCGCGGGCTTTGGCTTCTGCTAACAGCGCGTCCTTGCGATCTTTCCATTTCGTCTGCCACCGTCTCACATCAGCGTCACTGGCATTGCGGTTGTAACCCCGCATTGCTGCCGTCGCTTTCGTATTGGGGCGGGCGAAAATCATGTCAGCAATGGCCATCAATGCCCTGCTGTCGTCCTTTTCGCTGCCTCTAGGGCGGCCCCTACTTTTATTGGAACTGGTCATCTGCGACCTCCTTTCGTTCTAATAAGAATGTCAGTATGGGGCTGGAATTCAAGCGAGAAGAAAGCTTTGTCCAAGAAATTATACGAGGAAAATTCAAAGGGCGGATTCAGAAAGCGAGATTAAATCCTCGGCTGCCTTGTCGTGCAGTCCTATCCCCCCGGCTTGCTCACTTAGCAATGCGACTGCTGCTGTCTTACCATGAAGGGAGATAGGCCATGATCGACGTTACCGCAGTTGGAGACCTGACATTCGAAATCCGCTTTGATGAAAAGCTTCGGGAAGACCTGAAGGAAGTCGCGGGCTGGGGTACAAGCGCCGATGCCATTCAGCGCATCCTCTCCGATATCATTCTGGGATGTAATCCATACCGGGAATTCGACTGCGATTTTCCGTCGCATTTTCTAAAAAGTTTTCCGCGAAGCTGGCATTGATGACCTTATCCCCCGAATGGGCGACGATTTGGTTGCATCTGAGCGAACGGCAATCCTGCCCTTCGCTGAGGTAACAAACCATGCGTCCCACTATCGATCCCGCTTCCGACACTGGCCCACGCTTTCGCGCTGAACGCGTCCCGCGTTCAGCAAGCTTCTCTGATCTGCCTGATCTGTCGGAACGGCCCCGCCGCCGCCTGCATCCCATGGTGTTTGCAGGCGGCGTATTCCTGATGGCGAGCGCAGCCTTCTATGGCGCGGAAGCCTTGTTGCCGCCCAGCTTCAAGCCGTCCGTCTTCACTGGCGGCTATCAACGGGAAATCGCCAAGGCGAAATCCGAAGGCGAGCTTGCCTCCCGCATCCAGTATGACAAGCAACTGAAGGTTTATGAAACCGCCGCCGTAGTTTGGCAGGAACAATGCAAGGCCAGCCTTCAAGCGCTAAATTCCAACTACGAAGCCGTTTATCGCCGGGCGGGCGTCGGCTATCAACTCGCCGCCGACTTGCAAAAGCAATATGCGAACTATCGCTATGCCATCGCGCAAAGTTCGGTTGGCGGCGAGATCGGCGTAGCCAATACCGCCACGACGTTCGGGTATTGGATAGGTTTGCTCGACCCGGAAATGGGAAAGCAGTCGCTGGAATTCGCGGAAAATGCCCGGCGGCAGGCTTACGCCAAATTGGACGAGGCCGCGCAGTCGGGTATCACTGTGTCAGCCGAAGGCTGGGATGACGGCCTTGTCGATCCGGCATCGTTCTCAGGCAAGTTCCGTTGCGACATGCCATCCGCACCGCTCGCTCTTCAGCCCTCTTCGGAGGGCTGAGCCGTGCGCGAGTTCTGGAACGGCTTTTCTTCGTTTCTAGGCATGGCACGTAACTTCGAGGCTGATGCCCGCACGGCAGAGGCGATGGAATATCAACGTATGGCAAGACGCCGCGCGCTGATGATCGAACAGCGTTATCTTGACGAGGAGGCATCAGGCGATCTGGGCGACGCACGGCTGGGCGACCTGCAAGATGCGCAAGATGCTAATCTCCTCGATCCTGCTGGCCTTTACACTGGTGTTCTCGATGGCGAGATGCTGTTTCTCAACAGCGATGGTCACCATCTGGTTTATGGACGTGCGGGAAGTGGTAAGGGCGTCACTTCCGCACAGCCCAATTTGGCCCATTATACAGAGTCTATGTTCGTCACAGACTTGAAGGATGGGGAGCTTCATTATTCAAGCGCGGAGCATCGTGCCGAAACCCTCGGCCATGATGTTTACACGCTTGATCCATGGGGCATTCGGGGGCGGTCGGCGCAAGCAAATCCGCTCCATCGTCTCGGGCAGATAGTGGCCGCTGGTCGGCTGATTGATGATGAAGCCGACGAAATCACCCTGATCTTGTTGCCGAAAGGAAAAGGCGAAGGTGGCGAGAATGGTTGGGTCCGTAAAGGCGCTCGCCGCCTGATCGCAGCCCGGATGAAGTATTTGGCTTATACTGACCATAACCGCCTGACCTTGTCGGAATTGTGGCGCTTCATCAATTGCTCGGACGCCGATCTGGAAGCCTCGTTTGATGAGATGATCCACTGCGGTTTCGAGGATGTAGCTGGAGCGTCGGCTGTGATGGCCAGCGTTTTCAAAGAAGCCCCCAAGCAATTCGAGTCATATAGAGCGGAATCCATTGACGCCTTGGCAGCATTTAGCCCCGGCAGTGCGCTTGCCCGTGCGACCATGGGCAATGACATCGATTTCGGTCAAATGAAGCATAAGCCGATAACGGTTTATCTTTGCGTTCCATCGTCGAAACTGGGCGTGGCGGCACCTTGGATCGCAATGATCCTCAATCACGCTATCGAACAAATTGCCGCAACTACGGGGCCGAACAAAACCCGCTTCTTGATTGACGAGTTTGCCCAGCTACCTGCGCCGATACCGGCAGTTATGAAGGCCCTACGCCTTTACCGAGGCCGGGGCATCTTGCTCTCGATGTACTGCCAAGGCCGCTTCTCGCTGCGCGATGCGGGCTATTCGGAAGCGGCGATCAAAGAGATTGAGGATCAAGCCGCATGCTTGCAAATGTGGGGCGTAGAAGACCCATCGTTGCTCAAGGATATTGAATACTGGTCGGGCAATACCTCAATCGTTCAAGTGCGGCCCAGCCATAGCGGTGGTGCCGTTGCATCCGCATCTCTCGGGCGCAATGAAGTCAAGCGTCCTGTCCTCCAGGCGGAGGACATAAGGCGCATCGGCGATGGGCAGCAGATTATCAAGCTGCCCGGCTTCCCGCTATTTGTCACCGACCGCATTCCCTATTGGCAGGTGACACCATGGAAATCGCAGCTCCGCGATGTGCGCGATCTGCATTTTGGCACGAGCAGCGAAAACCAAGTTTCGCCTCCCCATCATCCAACTACGGAAGAATGAATATGGCGCGGACACAGGAAGGCCGGGGCGGCACGCGCGGCATCGGGCAGCGTGGTCAATCGAATGGATTACGGTCTTCTTTTCGCGAAACCGGAGCCGTTCGCCTGACATTGGCAGAAGCTGCTAAGGTACATCGCGCCACCGACACGGTGCGCGAGAAAGCGAATGCTCATTATGAGCAGCATCGGGAGGTATGGGTAGCCCGGCACTATGCTAAGCTGTTGCTCAAATCCGCTCCGACGCTTGTGCTGACGCCGCCCGGAATATCGAACGATCCCAAGGTTGCGTTGATGAACCGTGCGCGTAACGAAGTTCAGCGCAATCACGCCAAACGGCTTCAGGTGATTGAGATGGTGCGAAGGGCAATGCTCGACACCGGGAATATGCGCCAAAGCCGCACCATCGAATGGGGCGGTAAGACGGCAACCTTCAATAAGGCCACGGCCCATGGTTCTCAGGCGCGCACCTCGTCACACCCGGAAACAAAGCTCACAAAAGAAGATCGCCCGGTCACACGGACGGAGAAAGCGCGCGTTTCTGTGGCGCAGGATCGCGCCCGACGGCGGGCAGAAGCGCATTTGGCAAAGCATCAGGAGAAATGGACAGCCAAACGGTATTATGCGCTAACGGAAAAGTTCGACCTGTCGAACGGCAAGCTCTCAGGAACAGATGCGCAGCATGTCCGCGATATCGCGATGGAGGTCGCCAATCGAAGTGTGACCGCGAAACATGAAGCGCGGCTTCAACGGATCGACGCAGCATGTGACAGGATGCGGGCTAGCGGCAATATCCGGGCCAGCCGTTCCAATGGCAGAAATCTAGGATTGGGAGATTGATGGTGTTGGGTGCCTAAAACAAATTTCGTCCGGCATGAAGTGAGCGGCTTCTAATGGTGGCCGATAACTTGGCCACCATTGCTTTGATTGTTAGGACCGGCACATCGGCGGCAAGGTTTCCATGATTTGTATAACTGTCGCGATCAAACGCCAGCGACCCACTGCTTCCCGGCGCAGCGCTGGAACATCATCAACCGTGCGCCATTTGCCGTTCTCAATCACGTCACGCATCCACCATTCCGCGCCCGGCGTGAGGACGCAACCGATACCTGGGATGCCCACAGGATTT encodes:
- a CDS encoding AAA family ATPase; the protein is MSNVKQILAMLRSRAEGDEETFFSIALQVAASEARQGRRQTAEELRSEIDKARTKSSRGASIPIKFSAPRGDVQGLIEMREARFKLKDVVLNERQISGMDDFIRQQRKRDWLREHGKVPNRRMLFVGPPGSGKTMSAEALAGELLLPFFVIRLEALITRYMGETAAKLRLVFDETARHRGVYLFDEFDAVGAQRTATNDVAEMRRVLNSFLQFMEEGNSTDSVIVCSTNHPSLLDRALLRRYDQVLEFDAPSAEQIQKLIITNAQPAKLARISWKKVLVASEGLSQAEIVRAVDDSVKTAILDENLSISTEDLLNRLHDRHVMRTAFLDKDT
- a CDS encoding S8 family peptidase, with translation MSDALRPQDDRLDAAEGSYIEVDLRSGTNADALDLKGAGIRSGSAKVDNENDRTITLFVPDSARLVLEQIIEDYLTGPLTERAQNPPNQAKVEAIEAFRTVTLASFWTDDRSAMPETPQEKIWWALWCHPDGEDKIEEVCERMGLRVADRERRQYFPEIVVIPVWSTRAAIELLLYSTGAVSELRRANDSPKFFLDDIHGEQAPWVEDFAERITWPASDAPAVCIFDTGVNRAHSLIEPALSSDDMHAIDRAWGTADQPEGHGTAMAGLALHGDLTASLGDRSTPRLKHRLESVKIMPPRGFDPHEPHNYGPVTQSAISLPEISAPDRGRIFCMAVTNDKVSGARPSAWSAAIDQAAIGAMPGDDDHAPKRLIVLSGGNTPSPIEFARLRPQDEHPIEDPAQAWNALSVGGYTDFSIVGEDGYEDWTPLADTGALSPHSCTSASWPRNAPIKPEIVMEAGNRGVSPARRDVMTFGSMSLCSTGADVATDPLVAFQGTSAAAAQAARLAARLLADHPEFWPETVRGLMVHSAEWTEHMIAALARLPGKKERCELIRHFGYGVPDYERATASAQNHLALFSQAEIQPFRLQGGRKFNECHYYDLPIPRDILEEMENKTIELKVTLSYFIDPNPGRSANINPFRYQSHGLRFDLRRKAETLAKFKERVNASERDDPLIAPPTVADDNRWTLGPQNINSGSLHSDIWIGPAIELLGRDTLCIKPVGGWCRDRSTREHCNAKRRYSLIVTVKAHDATVDLYTPIKNMVDVTVDIAN
- a CDS encoding serine/threonine protein kinase: MPVDLTALPIQLLPTAQELAKKIDFENDIQKGNNGYVLVGKNRITDQKVVVKFYYWGDGAHLEPKHLCDLASPHTLHVLDAAAIDKDDAYFITAYCEHGDLDEHLEKGGIGVRQAVEIILEVATGANTIHASGFIHRDLKPSNIFCNSDKKFVIGDFGSIVEKNEHGYAKTGSKHSLIYRTPEEVATGRAYPQGDIYQIGIILYQLLGGVLKYNEAEWLSEKELAIYCAKPEPENQFYATAIIEKKITSGKVLNYGTLPAWIPDELVKVVRKCCKLDYTDRYASMSDFIVKLSNMRSALPDWRLEPEPILHKHRGRFRLTERSGKYLIEKKTGEHTSWRKQNKHPAMSLVEAIKLAERL
- a CDS encoding DUF3010 family protein, with amino-acid sequence MKVCGVEIKAKEAILAIVEIDDEGGLLHIKSASKKLSLNDDRDCKSVQVLFEAIKALAKDHNLKCFVIKTRQTKGQMAAGGVTFKIEGLFQLSGIPVEFVSPQALSKLSSKNTGAIPATINQYQSDAYLAAVSELAKL
- a CDS encoding type IV secretory system conjugative DNA transfer family protein, with product MREFWNGFSSFLGMARNFEADARTAEAMEYQRMARRRALMIEQRYLDEEASGDLGDARLGDLQDAQDANLLDPAGLYTGVLDGEMLFLNSDGHHLVYGRAGSGKGVTSAQPNLAHYTESMFVTDLKDGELHYSSAEHRAETLGHDVYTLDPWGIRGRSAQANPLHRLGQIVAAGRLIDDEADEITLILLPKGKGEGGENGWVRKGARRLIAARMKYLAYTDHNRLTLSELWRFINCSDADLEASFDEMIHCGFEDVAGASAVMASVFKEAPKQFESYRAESIDALAAFSPGSALARATMGNDIDFGQMKHKPITVYLCVPSSKLGVAAPWIAMILNHAIEQIAATTGPNKTRFLIDEFAQLPAPIPAVMKALRLYRGRGILLSMYCQGRFSLRDAGYSEAAIKEIEDQAACLQMWGVEDPSLLKDIEYWSGNTSIVQVRPSHSGGAVASASLGRNEVKRPVLQAEDIRRIGDGQQIIKLPGFPLFVTDRIPYWQVTPWKSQLRDVRDLHFGTSSENQVSPPHHPTTEE